Proteins co-encoded in one Arachis hypogaea cultivar Tifrunner chromosome 13, arahy.Tifrunner.gnm2.J5K5, whole genome shotgun sequence genomic window:
- the LOC140178052 gene encoding uncharacterized protein, giving the protein MIPPRRKKWTEAEEKTLIDKYGEMVGDGTLAKMRTREKKFKPIACHVNTIHHLRDPVAFPWQWSWKDVSTKVQNMRHQYLLVKQKIKKPEFSGSENGSSHGGDCDGDFDWVEGLTHWSNFLRYKDVFGDVPLGVGGHGSGGDLMAVVDGDRDHDHDHGDGFIDGSGGGGGGEMDIVEFEQIGHGEDGDFGAAMDNEVMGLGFEYDVEEGEENCNGSGGSRARDDVENGYVCENGELTGLNLKKKRKVVKGMEKKAWRFLANQLRQLREMEARFEQREMDRERERQRRENVRVELDKQWEKRLEEREKDRMKARRQWMPKWEAMEKENEEMERKRRDEELIREREREERMNCRRLEWKKRVDEMLNQHRAEMGQMQTRILHEQQNLTSQLLGIFSQWTAQPAGLSDHTSASNHYLSQMMQNLHHVNGMVHGDTRVEGDNQEDQFIVDG; this is encoded by the coding sequence ATGATTCCTCCTCGACGGAAGAAATGGACGGAAGCGGAGGAGAAAACCCTAATCGACAAGTATGGCGAGATGGTCGGTGACGGCACGCTGGCGAAGATGAGAACTCGCGAGAAGAAGTTCAAGCCAATCGCCTGTCACGTCAACACGATCCACCACCTCCGCGACCCTGTCGCGTTCCCTTGGCAGTGGTCCTGGAAGGACGTGTCCACAAAAGTGCAGAACATGCGCCACCAGTACCTCCTTGTTAAGCAGAAGATCAAGAAGCCTGAGTTCTCCGGGTCGGAGAACGGTTCTTCTCACGGTGGGGATTGTGATGGTGATTTTGATTGGGTGGAGGGACTCACGCATTGGTCTAATTTTCTGAGGTACAAGGATGTGTTTGGGGATGTCCCACTTGGTGTTGGTGGTCATGGTAGTGGTGGTGATTTGATGGCGGTCGTTGACGGGGATCGAGATCACGATCATGATCACGGAGATGGGTTTATtgatggtagtggtggtggtgggggtGGGGAAATGGATATAGTTGAGTTTGAGCAGATTGGTCATGGTGAGGATGGGGATTTTGGGGCTGCTATGGACAATGAAGTGATGGGTTTGGGGTTTGAGTATGATGTTGAGGAAGGGGAGGAGAATTGTAATGGGAGTGGTGGCAGTCGAGCGAGGGATGATGTGGAGAACGGGTATGTGTGTGAAAATGGGGAATTGACGgggttgaatttgaagaagaagaggaaggtgGTTAAGGGGATGGAAAAGAAGGCATGGAGGTTTCTAGCTAACCAGCTGAGACAGTTGAGGGAAATGGAGGCTCGATTTGAGCAGCGTGAGATGGATAGAGAAAGGGAGAGACAAAGGAGGGAGAACGTCCGAGTGGAGCTTGATAAGCAGTGGGAGAAGAGactggaggagagggagaaggataGGATGAAGGCAAGGAGGCAGTGGATGCCTAAGTGGGAAGCTATGGAGAAGGAGAACGAAGAGATGGAAAggaaaagaagagatgaagagttGATTCGTGAGAGGGAACGGGAAGAGAGAATGAATTGCAGGAGGCTAGAATGGAAGAAGAGGGTTGATGAGATGCTAAATCAGCACCGAGCAGAGATGGGCCAAATGCAAACCCGAATACTTCATGAGCAACAAAACCTTACTAGCCAGTTACTTGGTATATTCTCACAATGGACTGCTCAACCTGCTGGTTTATCTGATCATACTAGTGCTAGCAACCATTATCTTTCACAAATGATGCAAAATTTGCATCATGTAAACGGAATGGTTCATGGTGACACCAGGGTTGAGGGAGACAATCAAGAAGATCAATTCATTGTTGATGGATGA
- the LOC112736238 gene encoding probable magnesium transporter NIPA1 isoform X2, translated as MEATKDNVTGLILAVSSSVFIGSSFIIKKMGLRRAATTGKRAATGGHSYLLEPFWWIGMISMIVGEIANFAAYAFAPAILVTPLGALSIIFSAVLAHFILKERLHIFGVLGCALCVVGSTTIVLHAPHERIIHSVKEVWELATEPGFILYTCAMIIVVNFLIFYCVPRYGQTHMIVYIGICSFTGSITVMSVKAVGIALKLTFEGTNQFKYFQTWFFTLIVLGCCLLQINYLNKDWALQNASQIATEMCGFVTILSGTFLLHKTKDMGEKPVLPPPVFITPEHTRNDSEAI; from the exons ATGGAGGCAACCAAGGACAATGTTACTGGCCTTATTCTGGCCGTTTCGTCCAGCGTTTTCATTGGTTCTAGCTTCATAATCAAGAAGATGGGGCTTCGAAGAGCAGCCACTACAGGGAAAAGAGCAG CCACTGGAGGGCATTCATACCTACTTGAACCGTTTTGGTGGATTGGAATGATCTCAA TGATAGTTGGGGAAATAGCCAATTTTGCAGCTTATGCATTTGCACCTGCGATTCTTGTAACCCCTTTAGGAGCCTTAAGTATCATTTTCAG TGCAGTGCTAGCTCACTTTATCTTGAAAGAGAGATTGCACATCTTTGGTGTGCTTGGATGTGCTCTTTGTGTGGTTGGATCTACAACTATTGTTTTGCATGCTCCACATGAAAGAATCATTCACTCTGTCAAGGAAGTTTGGGAGCTTGCTACAGAGCCAG GTTTTATTTTGTACACTTGTGCTATGATCATTGTGGTTAATTTTCTCATTTTCTATTGCGTTCCACGCTATGGACAGACCCATATGATAGTATATATTGGAATATGTTCTTTCACAGGCTCAATTACG GTTATGAGCGTGAAAGCAGTAGGAATAGCTCTGAAGCTTACATTTGAAGGCACAAATCAATTCAAGTACTTTCAGACCTGGTTTTTTACACTGATCGTGTTAGGATGTTGTCTTTTACAGATTAACTACTTGAACAAG GACTGGGCCTTGCAAAATGCATCGCAAATCGCCACTGAGATGTGCGGCTTTGTCACGATTTTATCCGGGACTTTTCTCCTTCACAAAACTAAGGACATGGGAGAGAAACCGGTACTTCCTCCCCCTGTGTTCATAACTCCAGAACACACTAGAAACGACTCAGAAGCAATATAG
- the LOC112736238 gene encoding probable magnesium transporter NIPA1 isoform X1, whose translation MEATKDNVTGLILAVSSSVFIGSSFIIKKMGLRRAATTGKRAATGGHSYLLEPFWWIGMISMIVGEIANFAAYAFAPAILVTPLGALSIIFSAVLAHFILKERLHIFGVLGCALCVVGSTTIVLHAPHERIIHSVKEVWELATEPGFILYTCAMIIVVNFLIFYCVPRYGQTHMIVYIGICSFTGSITVMSVKAVGIALKLTFEGTNQFKYFQTWFFTLIVLGCCLLQINYLNKALDTFNTAVVSPVYYVMFTTFTIFASMIMFKDWALQNASQIATEMCGFVTILSGTFLLHKTKDMGEKPVLPPPVFITPEHTRNDSEAI comes from the exons ATGGAGGCAACCAAGGACAATGTTACTGGCCTTATTCTGGCCGTTTCGTCCAGCGTTTTCATTGGTTCTAGCTTCATAATCAAGAAGATGGGGCTTCGAAGAGCAGCCACTACAGGGAAAAGAGCAG CCACTGGAGGGCATTCATACCTACTTGAACCGTTTTGGTGGATTGGAATGATCTCAA TGATAGTTGGGGAAATAGCCAATTTTGCAGCTTATGCATTTGCACCTGCGATTCTTGTAACCCCTTTAGGAGCCTTAAGTATCATTTTCAG TGCAGTGCTAGCTCACTTTATCTTGAAAGAGAGATTGCACATCTTTGGTGTGCTTGGATGTGCTCTTTGTGTGGTTGGATCTACAACTATTGTTTTGCATGCTCCACATGAAAGAATCATTCACTCTGTCAAGGAAGTTTGGGAGCTTGCTACAGAGCCAG GTTTTATTTTGTACACTTGTGCTATGATCATTGTGGTTAATTTTCTCATTTTCTATTGCGTTCCACGCTATGGACAGACCCATATGATAGTATATATTGGAATATGTTCTTTCACAGGCTCAATTACG GTTATGAGCGTGAAAGCAGTAGGAATAGCTCTGAAGCTTACATTTGAAGGCACAAATCAATTCAAGTACTTTCAGACCTGGTTTTTTACACTGATCGTGTTAGGATGTTGTCTTTTACAGATTAACTACTTGAACAAG GCATTGGACACTTTCAACACTGCTGTCGTATCACCAGTTTACTATGTCATGTTTACAACATTTACCATTTTTGCCAGCATGATCATGTTTAAG GACTGGGCCTTGCAAAATGCATCGCAAATCGCCACTGAGATGTGCGGCTTTGTCACGATTTTATCCGGGACTTTTCTCCTTCACAAAACTAAGGACATGGGAGAGAAACCGGTACTTCCTCCCCCTGTGTTCATAACTCCAGAACACACTAGAAACGACTCAGAAGCAATATAG
- the LOC112736239 gene encoding uncharacterized protein, which produces MADRSSAVAKPVWMKQAEEAKLKSEAEKAAAAKAAFEATFKDLEKSREKGTVQSDSESEEYEDLANKPIGPVDPSKCTAAGTGIAGGTACAPSSFTVVTKDSDERKVSGGGAQVKVRVTPGLGVGGSDQEGIVKDMGDGTYNVTYVVPKRGNYMVSVECNGKAIMGSPFPVFFSAGNSSGGLLGLAPASSFPNLVNQTMPNMPNYSGSVSGAFPGLLGMIPGIVAGASGGAILPGIGASLGEVCRDYLNGRCIKVDCKLNHPPHNLLMTALAATTSMGTLSQAPMAPSAAAMAAAQAIVAAQALQAHAAQVQAQSVKDSTGSPEKAGKDDALKKTLQVSNLSPLLTVEQLKQLFGFCGTVVECTIADSKHFAYIEYSKPEEATAALALNNIDVGGRPLNVEMAKSLPQKPSVVNSSLASSSLPLMMQQAVAMQQMQFQQALIMQQTMTAQQAANKAATMKSATELAAARAAEISKKLKADGPEIEEKETKQKSRSPSPPRARSRSKSRSPVSYRRRRRSRSYSPARYNRGRRSRSPVRSHHYSSYERDRRSYRDIREHSDRSRRRDSDRYLDRHSSASRRNRSRSVSPHSRKSHRTESVSPKRHRESSPHRGRKESRADSGSPSHRRGSKSSPKIDEIKQESKRRSRSVSSDDNRLQSSKNEEVLHGKSKNRERRRSRSVSVEEKPYRSRRSSPRRVDESRSRHNKRSRSKSVDDKQRLPEKSDESKHRRSRPSDKRRSRSRSTESKNEIDEREDEKKIKTDRSKHHHTKRNRSRSVEGKHRTKDKSGDSKDKKSKHRNRRRSRSISLEVEHNNGGSSSHKELDESNFEQRKLRSKSPEGKRHTGDKYGSRYERSEHQEKSLSKSKSGNHNPVECDGNGLSPQVMEEYESKGITQTDSGFMEGKHHLNDGENATSNINSKVHEDAVQEPTINLKMAKANDSGNWVSPNKSCKSEGSSENAGADYNQDRMCGEEARSGRY; this is translated from the exons ATGGCTGATCGGAGTTCGGCCGTTGCAAAGCCGGTATGGATGAAGCAAGCCGAGGAGGCCAAGCTGAAGAGCGAAGCCGAGAAAGCCGCGGCAGCTAAAGCTGCTTTCGAAGCGACCTTCAAGGATTTGGAGAAGAGTCGCGAGAAGGGCACTGTTCAATCTGACAGTGAATCCGAGGAATACGAGGATTTGGCCAATAAGCCTATTGGACCTGTGGATCCTTCCAAGTGCACGGCGGCGGGTACTGGCATTGCCGGCGGAACAGCCTGTGCTCCTTCTTCGTTCACAGTGGTCACCAAGGATTCAGATGAGAGGAAGGTTTCAGGTGGGGGTGCACAAGTCAAGGTGAGGGTGACGCCAGGTTTGGGCGTTGGAGGGTCTGATCAAGAAGGGATTGTGAAGGATATGGGTGATGGAACGTATAACGTCACTTATGTGGTGCCCAAGAGAGGGAATTACATGGTCAGTGTTGAATGTAATGGCAAGGCAATCATGGGTAGTCCATTCCCTGTGTTTTTCAGTGCAG GAAATAGTAGTGGAGGGCTGCTCGGTTTAGCTCCGGCATCTTCTTTTCCAAATCTTGTTAATCAAACTATGCCAAACATGCCGAACTACTCTGGGTCCGTTTCAGGGGCATTCCCAGGATTACTGGGAATGATTCCAGGGATTGTTGCTGGAGCTTCTGGGGGTGCTATTTTACCTGGAATTGGGGCCTCACTAGGGGAAGTTTGCCGTGATTATCTTAATGGGCGATGTATAAAAGTCGATTGTAAGTTGAATCACCCACCTCATAATTTGCTAATGACTGCATTAGCTGCAACGACCTCAATGGGAACACTTAGCCAAGCTCCTATGGCTCCGTCTGCTGCTGCAATGGCTGCTGCACAGGCAATAGTCGCTGCCCAAGCACTTCAAGCCCATGCAGCTCAGGTGCAAGCTCAGTCAGTAAAAGATTCCACTG GCTCACCTGAAAAAGCTGGTAAGGATGATGCATTGAAGAAAACTCTCCAAGTTAGCAATCTGAGTCCACTTCTCACTGTTGAACAACTAAAACAACTCTTTGGCTTCTGTGGCACAGTTGTTGAATGCACAATTGCTGATTCAAAGCATTTTGCTTATATAGAATATTCAAAACCTGAagaggcaactgctgctctggcGTTAAATAACATAGATGTTGGTGGCCGGCCTTTGAATGTTGAGATGGCAAAATCTCTTCCGCAAAAACCATCTGTTGTGAATTCTTCCCTTGCTTCGTCATCTCTTCCTTTGATGATGCAGCAAGCTGTGGCAATGCAGCAGATGCAATTCCAGCAAGCTCTGATTATGCAACAAACCATGACTGCACAGCAGGCTGCCAATAAAGCCGCCACCATGAAGTCTGCAACAGAGTTAGCGGCAGCCCGAGCTGCTGAAATAAGTAAGAAACTGAAAGCCGATGGACCTGAAAttgaagagaaagaaacaaaacaGAAATCCAG gtCTCCTTCTCCTCCTCGTGCAAGATCTCGATCAAAGTCAAGATCTCCTGTTAGTTATCGAAGAAGGAGGAGGTCTCGTTCCTACTCTCCTGCTCGCTACAATAGGGGTCGTCGGTCCAGATCACCAGTCAGGTCCCATCATTATTCAAGCTATGAAAGGGATCGAAGGTCCTATAGAGACATCAGAGAACACAGTGATAGAAGCAGAAGACGGGATTCAGATAGATACCTTGATCGGCATTCATCTGCTTCAAGAAGGAATAGGAGTAGGAGCGTGAGCCCTCATTCAAGGAAATCACATCGAACTGAATCTGTTTCTCCAAAACGTCACAGAGAAAGTTCACCTCATAGAGGAAGGAAAGAATCACGTGCTGATTCTGGATCCCCAAGTCATCGCAGAGGTAGTAAGTCATCTCCCAAGATTGATGAAATCAAACAAGAGAGCAAAAGACGCTCAAGATCAGTTTCTTCAGATGATAATAGGCTTCAATCCAGCAAAAATGAAGAAGTCCTGCATGGAAAATCtaaaaatagagagagaagacGGTCCAGGTCAGTATCTGTCGAGGAGAAGCCTTATAGGAGCCGCCGATCATCCCCAAGAAGAGTGGATGAAAGTAGATCCAGGCATAATAAACGGTCAAGATCGAAATCTGTGGATGATAAGCAGCGCTTGCCTGAGAAATCAGATGAAAGCAAGCATAGAAGGTCAAGGCCTAGTGATAAAAGGCGTTCCAGATCAAGATCAACAGAAAGTAAGAATGAAATTGATGAAAGAGAGGATGAAAAAAAGATCAAAACTGATAGGTCAAAGCATCATCACACTAAAAGAAACAGGTCAAGATCTGTTGAAGGGAAGCATCGCACTAAAGATAAGTCAGGTGATAGTAAAGATAAAAAATCAAAGCATCGCAATAGAAGACGTTCCAGGTCAATATCATTAGAGGTTGAGCATAACAATGGAGGCAGCTCATCACATaaagaattggatgaaagcaatttTGAACAGAGAAAACTTAGGTCTAAGTCCCCTGAAGGAAAGCGTCACACTGGTGATAAATATGGAAGCAGATATGAAAGATCAGAGCATCAAGAGAAATCCCTATCTAAATCAAAATCAGGAAATCACAACCCAGTTGAATGTGATGGTAATGGGCTCTCCCCACAAGTTATGGAGGAGTACGAATCTAAGGGAATAACACAAACTGATTCTGGATTTATGGAAGGTAAACATCATTTGAATGATGGAGAAAATGCTACTAGCAATATAAATTCAAAAGTTCATGAAGATGCTGTGCAGGAACCAACTATAAATTTAAAGATGGCAAAGGCAAATGATAGTGGGAATTGGGTTTCACCAAACAAAAGCTGCAAGTCAGAAGGGTCAAGTGAAAATGCTGGAGCTGATTATAACCAAG ACCGTATGTGTGGTGAAGAAGCAAGAAGTGGAAGATATTAA
- the LOC112736240 gene encoding chaperone protein dnaJ 20, chloroplastic has translation MRFYPGLTITPTDHRFCVPTATNPVSLRPIIGPIKCPNRVTFSFKKPRATLNGAAATEDKPAMAVAELSFYELLGISESGSLMEIKQAYKQLARKYHPDVSPPGRLEEYTKRFIRVQEAYETLSDPTRRAMYDNDMARGVHFAFNARRSYHHRDQVVEHKSEWKSRWQSQLSELKRRSRSKSKDEGKNMSWAARMRQQRNESSDES, from the exons ATGCGGTTCTATCCAGGCTTAACCATCACACCCACCGATCACCGCTTCTGCGTCCCAACCGCCACAAATCCCGTCTCTCTAAGGCCCATTATCGGCCCAATCAAATGCCCAAACCGAGTCACCTTCTCCTTCAAGAAGCCCAGGGCCACCCTTAACGGCGCTGCTGCCACCGAGGATAAGCCAGCGATGGCGGTTGCGGAGCTGAGCTTCTACGAGCTTCTAGGGATTTCGGAATCGGGGTCGCTGATGGAGATAAAGCAAGCGTACAAGCAACTCGCAAGAAAGTACCACCCGGATGTGTCTCCACCGGGTCGGCTCGAAGAGTACACGAAACGGTTCATTCGGGTCCAAGAGGCTTACGAAACCCTCTCGGATCCCACTAGGAGAGCCATGTATGATAACGACATGGCTAGGGGAGTTCACTTCGCCTTCAATGCTCGTAGAAGTTACCACCACCGTGATCAG GTGGTTGAACATAAGAGCGAGTGGAAATCTCGTTGGCAATCACAACTTTCTGAGCTGAAAAGAAGAAGTAGGAGCAAGAGCAAGGATGAAGGGAAGAACATGTCATGGGCAGCAAGAATGCGCCAACAAAGAAATGAATCATCAGATGAATCATGA
- the LOC112736242 gene encoding protein ECERIFERUM 26-like: MGFAQEESLVYDLRLSSVGPGRVSGTDVFHNPAGLDLAMKLHYLRMIYFFDSEVAQSLSIMHIKERMFPWFNHYFITCGRFRRSETGRPFIKCNDCGARFIEAKCDKTLDEWLEMKDWGSYKLLASQQVIGPELFFSPPILLQVTHFRCGGISLGLSWAHILGDPFAASEFINSWGRCMNYMDLNKPINIPRPIPRPTGTGPQMDPVCAKPVDPVGDHWIPPNNCKMVTFSFQVTGSQMNYLQAQIWGPSADQTPPFESLCAVLWHCVAQVRPGFEPNTVTICKPDPSHGNDIIGNNQFISKVEAGSEFSMSDTNFRVLASMLAEQGIDERNLIEEAMEKDQGVADFYVYGANLTFVDLEETNVYELELKGKKPRFVYTTVQGVGDEGVVLVMPWPKGANKNGSDGKFVTMILPEDQILKIKSELKINGLLLEGDF; the protein is encoded by the exons TTGCACAAGAAGAGAGCTTAGTGTATGACCTGAGACTATCTTCGGTCGGGCCAGGCCGAGTGAGTGGAACAGACGTGTTCCACAATCCGGCCGGCCTAGACTTGGCCATGAAACTTCACTACCTTAGAATGATTTATTTCTTTGATAGTGAGGTGGCACAAAGCCTAAGCATCATGCACATAAAGGAACGAATGTTTCCTTGGTTCAACCACTACTTCATAACCTGCGGCCGGTTTCGGCGATCGGAAACCGGCCGGCCGTTCATCAAGTGCAATGATTGTGGAGCAAGGTTCATTGAGGCAAAGTGTGACAAAACCTTGGATGAGTGGCTTGAAATGAAGGATTGGGGTTCATACAAGTTGTTGGCCTCTCAACAAGTCATTGGCCCTGAATTATTCTTTTCTCCTCCCATTTTGTTGCAG GTAACTCATTTTAGGTGTGGTGGAATTTCCTTGGGCCTTAGCTGGGCCCATATACTTGGTGACCCATTTGCAGCTTCTGAGTTCATCAACAGCTGGGGACGATGCATGAACTATATGGACCTAAACAAGCCCATTAACATCCCAAGACCAATCCCAAGGCCCACCGGAACTGGACCTCAAATGGACCCGGTCTGTGCAAAGCCGGTCGACCCGGTCGGCGACCACTGGATCCCACCGAACAACTGCAAAATGGTCACCTTCTCCTTCCAAGTAACTGGCTCCCAAATGAACTACTTACAAGCCCAAATTTGGGGCCCAAGTGCTGACCAAACCCCACCTTTTGAATCCCTTTGTGCTGTGCTTTGGCACTGTGTGGCCCAAGTTCGGCCCGGATTCGAGCCCAACACCGTGACGATATGCAAACCCGACCCGAGTCATGGCAATGATATAATTGGCAATAATCAATTCATAAGCAAGGTTGAAGCTGGAAGTGAATTTTCAATGAGTGACACTAATTTTAGGGTTTTGGCAAGCATGCTTGCGGAACAAGGAATCGACGAAAGGAATCTAATTGAAGAAGCAATGGAAAAAGATCAAGGGGTGGCTGATTTCTATGTGTATGGTGCAAATTTGACTTTTGTTGACTTAGAAGAAACCAATGTGTATGAGTTGGAATTGAAGGGAAAAAAACCAAGGTTTGTTTACACAACAGTTCAAGGTGTTGGAGATGAAGGAGTTGTTTTGGTTATGCCATGGCCTAAAGGTGCTAACAAGAATGGCTCTGATGGGAAATTTGTGACCATGATTTTGCCTGAGGATCAAATTCTGAAGATTAAATCTGAGCTCAAGATTAATGGTCTTCTGCTTGAGGGTGATTTTTAG